In a single window of the Eubacterium sp. 1001713B170207_170306_E7 genome:
- a CDS encoding glycosyltransferase, whose product MKNKFLNSLYFNAERYHAKYNKKENLFCYNIDNMDYKENVVIVKGWGFSRETKKPLEFELPRTEGKAICFLRKEREDVNDAYNIPKNEKLGFEIKIAAKKKRNSLNLVLKNNEGVALNIKIEKSKIGKFDNLKFMKNSLLLFKNEGAREAIKRIKRQGKTIWNEYDLWIYKNEVYNLEQINGEMECFKIQPKISIVVPVYNVAEEWLRKNIESVQKQFYHNWELCLADDCSPSPHIKQVLLEYAEKDKRIKVVFRKENGHISEATNSAIELATGDYIGFMDNDDELAPAALYEYVKLINENTNAEFIYCDEDMIDMSGRRFNPFFKSSWNSELLLGHNYITHFVVVKRDLLEKAGKLRSEVNGSQDYDFVLRATELTENIYHIPKILYHWRTIEGSVAENPEAKNYAYVSGQKALKDALERREIEGDVAIGDSYGTYKINYHFPKKPFVSVIMVNRPGNEGLSTKCLQSILELTEYGAYEIIAVNFDDSTISDINGRIHFIFNNANRTFDQLRNYAAKKSVGEYLVFLDSTVKPENKQWLSELVNETIDYDTGLVGGKILDSKKQVLNAGMWFEFDTKKVHYTHRGCQADNIGYYYRLVLPQNVFAVSDECMLIKKNIFEQIDGFSENLEFPLTAIDLCLKVDGIGKKIVWTPYAEVMQMKKRVEKLSEEDFDHFVKKWSEDICNDPYTNPYLINNRI is encoded by the coding sequence GTGAAAAATAAATTTTTAAATAGCTTATATTTTAATGCAGAAAGATACCATGCTAAGTATAATAAAAAGGAAAATCTTTTTTGCTATAATATAGATAATATGGACTATAAAGAAAATGTTGTTATAGTCAAAGGCTGGGGTTTTTCCAGAGAGACAAAAAAGCCGCTTGAATTTGAATTGCCCAGAACAGAAGGGAAAGCCATTTGTTTTCTTCGTAAAGAAAGAGAAGATGTTAATGATGCCTACAATATTCCTAAAAACGAAAAACTGGGATTTGAGATTAAAATTGCTGCTAAGAAAAAAAGAAATAGTTTGAATTTAGTATTAAAAAATAATGAAGGAGTAGCACTGAATATTAAAATTGAGAAATCAAAAATTGGCAAGTTTGATAATTTGAAATTTATGAAGAACTCACTTCTTTTGTTTAAAAATGAAGGTGCCAGAGAAGCAATTAAAAGAATTAAGCGCCAAGGAAAAACCATTTGGAATGAATATGATTTGTGGATATATAAAAATGAAGTTTACAATCTTGAACAGATAAACGGTGAGATGGAGTGTTTTAAGATACAGCCTAAAATTTCCATTGTTGTCCCTGTTTATAATGTAGCGGAAGAATGGCTTCGGAAAAATATTGAGTCTGTTCAGAAACAATTCTATCATAACTGGGAATTATGCCTTGCGGACGATTGCTCACCATCACCACATATAAAACAAGTATTGTTGGAGTATGCTGAAAAAGATAAACGCATAAAAGTTGTCTTCCGAAAGGAAAATGGGCATATTTCTGAAGCGACGAATTCAGCTATTGAATTGGCAACAGGCGATTATATTGGTTTTATGGACAATGATGATGAGCTGGCGCCAGCAGCATTGTATGAATATGTTAAACTTATTAACGAGAATACAAATGCAGAATTTATTTATTGTGATGAAGATATGATCGACATGTCGGGAAGAAGATTTAATCCGTTTTTTAAATCTTCATGGAATTCTGAACTTTTGCTGGGACATAATTATATTACACATTTTGTGGTTGTGAAAAGAGATTTGCTGGAAAAAGCCGGAAAACTTCGGAGCGAAGTTAATGGCAGTCAGGATTATGATTTTGTCTTAAGAGCCACAGAATTGACAGAAAACATCTATCATATACCTAAAATACTTTATCATTGGCGCACGATTGAAGGCTCTGTTGCTGAAAACCCCGAAGCTAAAAATTATGCTTATGTATCAGGGCAAAAAGCCTTAAAAGACGCTTTAGAGCGGAGAGAAATAGAGGGTGATGTCGCAATAGGAGATAGTTATGGAACTTACAAAATCAACTATCATTTTCCTAAAAAGCCTTTCGTATCTGTTATTATGGTAAATCGGCCTGGAAATGAAGGTTTAAGTACGAAGTGCTTACAATCTATTTTAGAACTTACAGAATATGGAGCTTATGAAATCATTGCGGTTAATTTTGATGATAGTACCATTTCGGATATTAACGGACGCATCCATTTTATATTTAACAATGCAAACAGGACGTTTGATCAGCTTCGAAACTATGCGGCTAAAAAATCGGTTGGAGAATATCTTGTTTTCCTTGACAGTACGGTAAAACCAGAAAACAAACAATGGCTTAGTGAACTGGTGAATGAAACAATTGACTACGATACTGGATTAGTGGGTGGAAAAATTCTTGATAGTAAAAAACAGGTTCTTAATGCGGGAATGTGGTTTGAGTTTGATACAAAAAAAGTACATTATACGCATCGAGGATGTCAGGCTGATAATATAGGCTATTATTATCGGCTTGTTCTTCCGCAGAATGTTTTTGCAGTTAGTGACGAATGTATGCTGATTAAAAAAAATATTTTTGAACAAATAGATGGTTTTTCTGAAAATTTGGAGTTCCCGCTTACGGCGATTGATTTATGCTTAAAGGTTGATGGAATAGGAAAAAAAATTGTGTGGACACCTTACGCTGAAGTTATGCAAATGAAAAAAAGAGTTGAAAAATTGTCTGAAGAGGATTTTGATCATTTTGTTAAGAAATGGTCTGAGGACATATGCAACGATCCTTATACAAATCCTTATTTAATTAACAATAGAATATAA
- a CDS encoding class I SAM-dependent methyltransferase yields MAILNLDYCNNEGGYSDGEIESELLQIVKESDDYNEILKKDDRWPVFYHLSPLRENVFNWYPFKKEASLLEIGSGCGALTGLFCSKVKEVKSIELTKIRGKINYERNKKHTNLELIIGNFNRIPLEEKFDYIILNGVLEYAGSFTETEDPYTDFLKKVKTFLKPNGILLIAIENRFGIKYFNGAVEDHTSRLFSGINNYTGINSVKTFTKGELSELLNDAGFNDFKYYYPVPDYKFPEVLYTDKSLDLMNFNIRNNVYNANRLLFYNEEEVQNTLTKEGIVEHFFNSFIVEVFNGEKDTDNDNIIYAKFNNDRKDRFKISTKIIENDKNLKVEKSAMNYKAQRHLDWMMRYYNNQKEIGGFINTPLQEKDDTVFMPFINGETLEKILLSFLKKKEKKSFERAIFDFAHELLLEAEPKKDYFTEEFAKVFGETSYDRMLNCKKNVNIDLIFPNILIEKGKGYIIDYEWVFDFWIPQEFVIWRSIYYLYLGNELIKKYYPLEELLSLVDIDQEMHEIFQKWDLFFGNTYVREDVSQRYEKLKIPVQRELNKLLKSIDLTSSLYINTGNGFNENERLDCEMMLNNHCFDVDFDLSSFAEKRIRELRWDPLESACKINNLKISEANGKNDLELIPLNNTYFDKEGEYFLTNDPFYGLYGDYEEISNIRISGKIEVFDENGMFEVAGLLKKEIDHQKERLEDLVQQLETQKEATKRYTLMYEEISNSHIWKATTPIRKIIDKIK; encoded by the coding sequence ATGGCTATTTTAAATCTAGATTATTGTAATAATGAGGGTGGATACAGTGATGGTGAAATTGAATCTGAGTTGTTGCAAATAGTCAAAGAAAGTGATGATTATAACGAGATTTTAAAAAAAGATGATCGCTGGCCTGTTTTTTACCATTTAAGTCCATTACGGGAAAATGTATTTAATTGGTATCCGTTTAAAAAAGAGGCTTCTTTGTTAGAAATAGGGAGTGGCTGCGGCGCGTTAACGGGACTTTTTTGTTCAAAAGTAAAAGAAGTAAAGTCTATAGAACTGACCAAAATTCGAGGAAAAATTAATTATGAACGAAATAAAAAACATACAAATTTAGAGTTGATTATCGGTAATTTCAACAGAATTCCCTTGGAAGAAAAATTTGATTATATTATTTTAAATGGGGTGTTGGAATATGCTGGCAGTTTCACAGAAACAGAAGATCCATATACTGATTTTCTAAAAAAAGTAAAAACTTTTTTAAAACCAAATGGTATCTTGCTAATTGCAATCGAGAATAGATTTGGCATCAAATATTTTAATGGAGCAGTTGAAGATCATACGTCACGGCTGTTTAGCGGTATTAATAATTATACAGGAATAAATTCTGTCAAGACTTTTACCAAAGGCGAATTGAGTGAACTTTTAAATGATGCTGGATTTAATGATTTCAAGTATTATTATCCAGTTCCAGATTATAAATTTCCCGAAGTGCTTTATACAGATAAATCTTTAGATCTAATGAATTTTAATATACGAAATAACGTTTATAATGCCAATCGTCTATTGTTTTACAATGAAGAAGAAGTCCAAAATACCTTAACAAAAGAAGGAATTGTTGAGCATTTTTTTAATTCATTTATTGTTGAAGTTTTTAATGGCGAAAAAGATACTGATAATGATAATATTATTTATGCAAAATTTAATAATGACAGAAAAGACAGATTTAAAATATCTACAAAGATAATTGAAAATGATAAAAATTTAAAAGTAGAAAAAAGCGCAATGAATTATAAGGCTCAAAGACATCTTGATTGGATGATGCGTTATTATAACAATCAAAAAGAGATTGGAGGATTTATTAATACACCGCTACAAGAGAAAGATGATACTGTGTTTATGCCATTTATTAATGGTGAGACGCTTGAAAAAATATTATTATCTTTTCTTAAGAAAAAAGAAAAAAAATCCTTTGAAAGGGCTATTTTTGATTTTGCGCATGAATTGCTACTAGAAGCTGAACCCAAAAAGGACTATTTTACGGAAGAATTTGCAAAAGTTTTTGGTGAAACCTCCTACGATCGAATGCTAAACTGCAAAAAAAATGTAAATATTGATTTGATCTTTCCTAATATTTTGATAGAAAAGGGAAAAGGATACATCATTGATTATGAATGGGTCTTTGATTTTTGGATTCCTCAAGAGTTCGTCATATGGCGAAGTATTTATTACTTATACTTGGGAAACGAACTTATAAAGAAATATTATCCGTTAGAAGAGTTATTGTCATTAGTTGATATTGATCAGGAAATGCACGAGATTTTTCAAAAATGGGATTTATTTTTTGGAAATACATACGTGCGTGAAGATGTCTCGCAAAGATATGAAAAACTGAAAATTCCAGTTCAAAGAGAATTGAATAAATTACTGAAAAGTATAGATCTAACTTCTTCATTATATATTAATACGGGAAATGGATTTAATGAAAATGAGAGGTTAGATTGTGAAATGATGTTGAATAATCATTGTTTTGATGTCGACTTTGATCTTTCATCATTTGCTGAAAAAAGAATACGTGAGCTTCGTTGGGATCCTTTGGAAAGTGCCTGTAAAATAAATAACTTAAAAATAAGCGAAGCAAATGGAAAAAACGATTTGGAGCTAATTCCATTAAATAATACATATTTTGACAAAGAGGGAGAATACTTTTTAACAAACGATCCTTTTTATGGTCTGTATGGAGATTATGAAGAAATATCAAATATCCGAATTAGCGGAAAAATAGAGGTGTTTGATGAAAATGGAATGTTCGAGGTAGCAGGGCTTTTAAAAAAAGAGATAGATCATCAAAAAGAAAGATTAGAAGACTTAGTTCAACAGTTGGAAACACAAAAGGAAGCAACCAAACGGTATACATTAATGTATGAAGAAATTTCAAACAGTCATATATGGAAAGCCACGACCCCTATAAGAAAAATTATTGATAAAATCAAATGA
- a CDS encoding ABC transporter ATP-binding protein, with translation MSESAIKIDHLTKVYHLYKNPKDRLREAFAINKNKKYHDDFYALKDISLEVKEGECYGIIGKNGSGKSTLLKIITGVLSPSEGKLEINGRISALLELGAGFNQEYTGIENIYLNGDIMGYSKEEIEERIPEILEFADIGDHIYQPVKTYSSGMFVRLAFALAINVDPEILIVDEALSVGDAFFQLKCYKKFTEFKKRGKTIVFVTHDLSSVIKYCDRVMVINEGETIEEGGAREMVDLYKQILVDQETSKNRTIENQENGEQQEANRLPLVSNIRLNEDILEYGTKQAEIVELNVYDENQKPCQQVEKFQEIDIRFKVKFNEEIHDPIVALTFKNIKGTEITGTNNMYEGLDGFVAEPGDIYEASFKQKIPFQSGAYFVSLGCTGLDVKGNFTVFHRYYDVVELNVVSMKDTVGFFDTDTHVKLEKING, from the coding sequence ATGTCAGAATCAGCAATAAAAATTGATCATTTAACAAAGGTATATCATTTGTATAAAAATCCTAAAGATCGTTTAAGAGAAGCCTTTGCAATCAATAAAAATAAAAAATATCATGATGATTTTTATGCGCTTAAGGATATTTCTTTGGAAGTTAAAGAAGGAGAGTGTTACGGAATCATTGGAAAAAATGGATCTGGGAAATCTACTCTTTTGAAAATAATCACAGGGGTTCTCTCACCATCCGAGGGAAAACTCGAAATTAACGGACGAATTTCTGCATTACTCGAATTAGGTGCTGGATTCAATCAGGAGTACACTGGTATTGAGAACATTTATTTAAATGGCGATATTATGGGTTATTCAAAAGAAGAGATAGAAGAAAGAATACCGGAGATTTTAGAGTTTGCGGATATTGGAGACCATATATATCAGCCTGTAAAAACTTACTCGAGCGGGATGTTTGTAAGGCTGGCTTTTGCTCTGGCTATTAATGTTGATCCTGAGATTTTGATTGTAGATGAGGCCCTCAGTGTCGGTGACGCTTTTTTTCAATTGAAATGCTATAAAAAATTTACTGAATTTAAAAAACGGGGCAAAACGATTGTGTTTGTAACACATGATTTGAGCAGTGTTATTAAGTATTGTGATCGCGTTATGGTAATTAACGAAGGGGAAACGATAGAAGAAGGCGGTGCCCGGGAAATGGTTGACCTTTACAAGCAGATATTGGTTGATCAGGAAACATCAAAAAATAGAACAATTGAAAACCAAGAAAATGGTGAACAGCAGGAGGCGAACAGACTCCCTTTAGTCAGTAATATTCGTTTAAATGAAGATATTTTGGAATATGGAACAAAACAGGCTGAGATCGTTGAACTAAATGTTTACGATGAAAACCAAAAACCATGTCAGCAGGTAGAAAAGTTCCAAGAAATAGATATACGTTTTAAAGTTAAATTTAATGAAGAAATTCACGATCCTATTGTTGCGCTGACTTTCAAAAATATTAAAGGAACCGAGATTACGGGCACAAATAACATGTACGAAGGATTAGATGGATTTGTTGCAGAGCCTGGTGATATTTATGAGGCCTCTTTTAAACAAAAGATTCCTTTCCAAAGTGGAGCTTATTTTGTATCATTGGGATGTACGGGACTGGATGTCAAGGGGAATTTTACCGTTTTTCATCGATATTATGATGTAGTTGAATTAAATGTTGTCTCAATGAAAGATACAGTGGGATTTTTTGATACGGATACACATGTCAAACTAGAAAAAATAAATGGATAA
- a CDS encoding ABC transporter permease: MFKDFFAFFRDIYRNKRLLLRFSLNDFKAKYAGSFLGVFWAFINPMVTIVVYWFVFEKGLKAGMTDGSIPFILYLTTGIITWFFFSDTLMSATNCFREYSYLVKKVVFNIKILPTAKLMSNLYTHFFFIGIAFILTTIYGFYPTVYSLQIIYYLFCLVMFLTGLTWITASIQPFFSDITQLINVVMQVLMWGTPILWDIKQFPPQFTMFFKLNPLFYIVQGYRDSFFGKAWIWDHWQMTIYFWCFTLVMMIIGSVVYNRLRPHFSDVL, from the coding sequence ATGTTTAAAGATTTTTTTGCTTTTTTTCGGGATATTTACCGGAATAAGAGGCTTTTATTAAGGTTCTCTCTGAACGATTTTAAAGCAAAGTATGCGGGATCCTTTTTAGGTGTTTTTTGGGCTTTTATCAATCCAATGGTGACAATTGTTGTTTATTGGTTTGTCTTTGAAAAAGGTTTAAAAGCTGGAATGACTGATGGGAGTATTCCTTTTATTTTATATTTGACTACAGGGATTATCACTTGGTTTTTCTTTTCAGACACATTGATGTCAGCAACAAATTGTTTCAGAGAATATAGTTATTTAGTTAAAAAAGTAGTATTTAATATTAAAATATTACCAACAGCAAAACTGATGTCAAATCTATATACACACTTCTTTTTTATTGGAATAGCTTTTATTCTCACGACTATTTATGGTTTCTATCCAACAGTATATAGTTTACAAATTATTTATTATCTTTTTTGTTTAGTCATGTTTTTGACAGGTTTAACTTGGATTACGGCATCGATTCAACCGTTTTTTTCGGATATTACACAGTTAATAAATGTTGTAATGCAGGTTCTAATGTGGGGAACGCCAATTTTGTGGGATATTAAGCAGTTCCCACCGCAGTTTACAATGTTCTTTAAGTTGAATCCTTTGTTTTATATTGTACAGGGTTACCGAGATTCTTTTTTTGGAAAGGCTTGGATTTGGGATCATTGGCAAATGACCATATATTTTTGGTGCTTCACATTAGTGATGATGATTATTGGCTCTGTAGTGTATAATCGGCTGAGACCGCATTTTTCGGATGTTTTATGA